A genomic stretch from Coffea arabica cultivar ET-39 chromosome 10c, Coffea Arabica ET-39 HiFi, whole genome shotgun sequence includes:
- the LOC113715224 gene encoding uncharacterized protein, with protein sequence MSSGPALDSLGPLDSLQLESGLSLVPRIKLLLTVFRSDKSVSPIDDWKVKRSIIDYLKNSHSITIPDDNDDLQIRKFKDLKKRKREDPVARGNLVIRELGFLWKTLGVKKEEENERNEELEKKYAEWRRGLVEKMDGMELNLEGTKFKLSVALPASDDFEAMRKDWEEMVAFGTRGYSRSSRQQPDTIILRGVPSRWFAEPRVSSKPSMLVTHSIISAFGQIRNLDVAEDNGYGGDADEDGVEIVPGLQCKIVVRFEKYKDFYSALKFLCGRSFQKQGSRLRADYEVTWDKDGFFRNSRTQTEERSRWEPARGTGLGNYRGEAPRRSYHGTLFSPDEARPKRFRE encoded by the exons ATGAGCAGCGGTCCGGCCTTAGATTCATTAGGTCCATTGGATTCTCTTCAACTCGAAAGCGGACTCTCTCTAGTCCCCCGAATCAAGCTCCTCTTAACCGTTTTCCGCTCCGACAAATCCGTTTCCCCAATCGACGACTGGAAAGTCAAGCGTTCAATAATCGACTACTTGAAAAATTCCCACTCAATCACTATCCCTGATGATAATGACGACCTCCAGATTCGAAAATTCAAGGACTTGAAGAAGCGGAAACGCGAGGACCCCGTCGCTCGCGGCAACTTAGTGATTCGGGAGCTAGGGTTTTTGTGGAAGACTTTAGGGGTCaagaaggaggaggagaatGAGAGAAATGAGGAGTTGGAGAAGAAGTATGCTGAGTGGAGGAGAGGCTTGGTGGAGAAAATGGATGGAATGGAGTTGAATTTGGAAGGGACTAAGTTTAAATTGAGTGTGGCATTGCCGGCGTCTGATGATTTTGAGGCGATGAGGAAGGATTGGGAGGAAATGGTAGCTTTCGGTACTCGAG GATACAGTAGAAGTAGCAGGCAGCAGCCTGACACGATTATTTTAAGAGGTGTACCCTCTCGGTGGTTTGCTGAGCCACGGGTGTCATCTAAGCCCTCCATGCTGGTGACACATTCAATAATCTCTGCTTTTGGACAAATAAG GAATCTTGATGTTGCTGAGGACAATGGTTATGGTGGGGATGCAGATGAAGATGGAGTAGAAATAGTTCCAGGTCTGCAGTGTAAGATTGTTGTGAGGTTCGAAAAGTACAAGGACTTTTACAGTGCTTTGAAATTCTTATGTGGACGTTCATTCCAGAAG CAAGGATCACGTTTGAGGGCTGATTATGAGGTTACATGGGATAAGGATGGATTCTTCCGGAACTCGAGAACACAAACAGAAGAAAGAAGCAGATGGGAGCCTGCTAGAGGGACTGGGTTGGGAAATTATAGAGGTGAAGCTCCTCGCCGTTCCTATCATGGGACTCTGTTTAGCCCGGATGAAGCACGTCCAAAACGGTTCAGG GAATGA
- the LOC113715170 gene encoding uncharacterized protein, which yields MCSPFSCGSFKNQERDDFDEFLSPRGSPSRSKSAIHDHRGKRRDSKNPYANQGLDKFHALLAELEDKKKKIYTQKGSNDISFVYFTDSNSNNSKSDEWKPIIVKVKRQENTGIKNAKDKQMMTSSEAGEKHSIEASRAVGPEVRQPKEEPIQRPKAKSWNWRLVFENWRHTLGFLPVTVVLILLFLLIYGKSFAILCTTLGWYLVPLMKGKSSSSERHKKKNEHLAPVMQEKSSSSDIPKKKNRHVRRYLSEKNMANDGSPSSSSAPSSPDSVLSGPAEKTPTLHGHRKSWS from the coding sequence aTGTGCAGTCCCTTCAGTTGTGGCAGCTTCAAGAATCAAGAACGAGATGATTTCGATGAATTTTTAAGCCCACGCGGAAGTCCCAGCAGATCAAAAAGTGCTATTCATGATCATCGTGGTAAAAGAAGAGATAGCAAAAACCCTTATGCAAATCAAGGTCTTGACAAGTTCCATGCACTTCTAGCTGAACTTGaagacaagaagaagaagatttaCACACAAAAAGGCTCAAATGACATCTCATTCGTCTACTTCACCGATTCGAATTCCAACAATTCAAAATCCGACGAATGGAAGCCGATAATAGTAAAGGTAAAGAGGCAAGAAAACACAGGTATCAAAAATGCCAAAGATAAGCAAATGATGACGAGCTCGGAGGCAGGAGAGAAGCATAGCATCGAGGCCTCAAGAGCTGTTGGTCCTGAAGTTCGACAACCAAAAGAAGAGCCGATCCAAAGACCGAAAGCCAAGAGCTGGAACTGGAgattagtttttgaaaattggAGGCACACGTTAGGCTTCTTGCCCGTGACAGTAGTCCTGATTCTGTTGTTCCTACTTATTTATGGAAAATCGTTTGCCATACTATGCACAACTCTTGGGTGGTACTTAGTACCTCTGATGAAGGGCAAGAGCTCAAGTTCCGAGAGACACAAGAAGAAGAATGAGCACTTAGCACCCGTGATGCAGGAGAAGAGCTCAAGTTCTGACATTCCAAAGAAGAAGAATCGTCACGTAAGAAGATATTTAAGCGAAAAGAACATGGCAAATGATGGATCACCATCATCTTCTTCAGCTCCTTCTTCTCCAGATAGTGTGCTAAGTGGACCAGCGGAAAAGACACCCACGCTGCATGGTCACAGGAAGAGCTGGTCATGA
- the LOC113713235 gene encoding uncharacterized protein, with amino-acid sequence MMQTLNPYNTGKTAEIMARYRPIAPKPESSAANCPNNGADINSSFPEGIRRSPYLMNVWAHLQARPTRTRKRGRTAFAPPFMKRTRTCLQVLSPSYQASPSPAKTLALQGFIHNPCGLPQLPLIPNLVPLKCGLDTPVTTPSNAVSLPLLPCTAPLSLPARVVGGDNQGVIDLNKAADSPEEVDFMPQLGASGASTTKFAVIAPQAIRPVASSISVGRISEDPLAPNAGKQIVKRAEEVEKEVESEVLPAIVSDSKNRVRLTNAAYNEMVGQPECPWLDFTPSGGGGGGACRRIGGEVVLDFVNSGLPKTLNGFTSWVRIEWGKDGKKKVANAFCEATRLACESKDYVFVWRFHSESGSNV; translated from the coding sequence ATGATGCAAACCCTGAACCCTTATAACACAGGAAAAACTGCTGAGATAATGGCCAGGTATAGGCCTATTGCTCCAAAGCCTGAATCCTCAGCAGCCAACTGCCCCAATAATGGGGCAGATATCAATTCTTCCTTCCCTGAGGGCATCAGGAGGTCTCCTTACCTGATGAATGTTTGGGCTCATTTGCAGGCGAGGCCTACAAGGACAAGAAAGAGAGGTAGAACTGCCTTTGCACCACCTTTCATGAAAAGAACGAGGACTTGTCTTCAGGTCCTTTCTCCTTCTTATCAGGCATCACCTTCCCCTGCCAAAACCTTAGCTTTACAAGGTTTTATCCATAACCCATGTGGGCTTCCCCAGCTTCCCCTGATTCCAAACCTTGTCCCCCTCAAATGCGGGTTGGACACTCCTGTGACCACCCCATCCAACGCTGTCTCGCTCCCGCTTTTGCCATGCACCGCACCACTTTCTCTCCCAGCCAGGGTTGTTGGTGGTGATAATCAAGGGGTGATAGATTTGAACAAGGCGGCTGATTCCCCTGAAGAGGTGGATTTCATGCCCCAGTTGGGTGCGTCTGGTGCCTCCACCACCAAATTTGCTGTTATTGCACCTCAGGCCATCAGGCCTGTCGCCTCCAGCATTAGTGTGGGACGCATCTCTGAAGATCCTTTGGCTCCAAATGCAGGTAAACAAATTGTTAAGAGGGCGGAAGAAGTGGAGAAAGAAGTGGAATCTGAGGTTTTGCCTGCGATCGTTTCGGACTCGAAGAATAGAGTCCGGCTGACAAATGCGGCCTATAATGAAATGGTGGGGCAACCGGAGTGTCCTTGGCTTGATTTCACGCCATCTGGCGGTGGCGGAGGAGGTGCATGCAGGAGGATTGGTGGGGAGGTGGTGCTTGATTTTGTGAATTCTGGCTTACCAAAGACGTTAAATGGTTTCACTTCTTGGGTGAGGATTGAGTGGGGGAAAGATGGCAAGAAAAAAGTGGCGAATGCTTTCTGTGAAGCTACAAGGTTGGCTTGTGAGTCCAAGGACTACGTGTTTGTGTGGAGGTTTCACTCTGAATCTGGTTCAAATGTTTGA
- the LOC113714830 gene encoding uncharacterized protein, with protein MIENSQMEVVGAATTEEEEEIRRKKYPSLPSNYVSLTQLQERWLQQQQQQNQEQEKKEHQQGKTTTTSSSQNQQRPEKPKKEEFDGQRSKNGERRIEGKREIYVPRRRVLGDGNRPGGIGAEDRESKRGAFLRVERADSRVMENRIKGKQKTYYNRGKSKMRMMAGALTGREHENMRNSGGENGRWKDEGSNWGELQRNDTTGDDRRADENLGVRPLEAVDEENRGKQVNVVSIGGEKCIDHEALGGGVCRRNGDDDCGMGGSLSRCMVEMPPENDEHKEEVPVHLLTADDQAPGIAQAANVSMVEVLPENVVQEGVLVGNGSKHSQGRFRGHYRGNFHNNRKEGVSEEGSKVQLGQGKDKEVEEKALSGKSEWNGGQIQRGRTRRGIQEGCAYKERVSNNLRPNIRTDFKALSLNDNREGNLTATKWLRGGRSGRCRESRDGGLVWMPKGGTSGKLCSSNGTTQVHR; from the exons ATGATTGAGAATTCCCAGATGGAGGTCGTCGGTGCCGCCACcactgaagaagaagaggagatcAGGAGGAAAAAATACCCATCATTGCCTTCTAACTACGTCTCCCTGACCCAGCTCCAAGAGCGATGGcttcagcagcagcagcagcaaaacCAAgaacaggaaaagaaagagcATCAACAAgggaaaacaacaacaacatcaTCATCCCAGAATCAACAACGACCGGAAAAGCCGAAGAAGGAAGAGTTTGATGGACAGAGGAGCAAAAATGGAGAGCGAAGAATTGAGGGTAAAAGGGAGATTTATGTGCCTCGGAGGCGCGTATTAGGGGATGGAAATCGTCCGGGAGGAATTGGGGCCGAGGATAGGGAGTCGAAACGGGGAGCTTTTTTGAGGGTTGAAAGAGCTGATAGCAGAGTAATGGAGAACAGAATTAAGGGGAAGCAAAAGACGTACTACAACCGGGGTAAGTCCAAGATGAGGATGATGGCTGGGGCCCTAACTGGAAGAGAACACGAAAATATGAGAAATTCCGGCGGAGAAAATGGTCGATGGAAAGATGAGGGGTCTAATTGGGGAGAATtgcagagaaatgataccaccGGGGATGATAGAAGGGCCGACGAAAACTTGGGTGTGCGCCCCCTAGAGGCAGTGGATGAGGAAAACAGGGGAAAACAAGTGAATGTCGTCAGTATAGGTGGCGAGAAATGCATTGATCACGAGGCGTTGGGGGGAGGAGTTTGCAGGAGAAATGGTGATGATGATTGCGGAATGGGAGGAAGTTTAAGTCGGTGTATGGTGGAAATGCCGCCGGAAAATGATGAGCATAAGGAGGAAGTTCCTGTACATTTGTTAACTGCTGATGATCAAGCTCCAGGAATCGCCCAAGCAGCAAATGTGAGTATGGTGGAGGTGCTGCCAGAAAATGTGGTACAGGAGGGTGTTTTAGTTGGTAATGGGAGCAAACACAGTCAAGGGAGGTTTAGAGGTCATTATCGGGGAAATTTCCATAATAATAGGAAAGAAGGAGTTTCTGAGGAGGGTAGTAAGGTACAATTGGGACAGGGAAAAGATAAGGAGGTAGAGGAGAAAGCTTTGAGTGGTAAAAGCGAATGGAATGGTGGCCAGATTCAGAGGGGGAGGACTAGAAGAGGGATTCAAGAAGGATGTGCATATAAGGAGAGGGTTTCAAATAATTTGAGGCCAAATATTAGAACAGACTTTAAGGCTTTGTCACTAAATGACAACAGAGAGGGAAACTTGACAGCAACCAAGTGGCTACGTGGTGGGCGGTCGGGGAGATGTAGAGAGTCAAGAGATGGTGGTCTTGTTtggatgccaaaagggggaacCTCTGGAAAGCTATGCAGCTCAAATGGGACAACTCAG GTTCATCGATGA
- the LOC113715008 gene encoding probable beta-D-xylosidase 5 produces MEKLCFIILSIFTLCSVAPVAATARMLYVNDTGIPVTQVYKYACHPQRFKDLGLNIEHFTYCDKSLSYEVRAKDIIDRLSLEEKVEQLGNRASGVPRIGLPAYDWWSEALHGVSDVGTNTTFFNDNIPGATSFPTPITLAASFNKSLWKAVGQAVSTEARAMNNFGQSGKSFWSPNINVVRDPRWGRALETPGEDPFVVGTYASNYVRGLQDVEGTENTTDLNSRPLKVASCCKHYAAYDVDNWYGVVRETFDAEVREQDMIETFVRPFEMCVKDGDVSSVMCSYNRINGIPACADHRLLHDTIRGEWDLHGYIVSDCDSIDVMVNRHHFLNDAPEDAMAQVLKAGLDLDCGEYYTKYGANAVNQGKVREADIDKVLKNLYIVLFRLGHFDGSPQFEKLGKDDICSQSHIDLAIEAASEGVVLLKNDNNTLPLDAQKVKKVAVVGPHANATKVMIGNYAGIPCKYTTPLDAFRQAYGNDNVYYAPGCPDVACRDYSLVFPAVQASKKADAVIIVAGIDTSVEAESLDRENLLLPGYQYELIDQISRQSTTPIILVILSAGGVDISIAKNNSRVSAILWAGYPGEKGGQGIADVIHGKYNAAGRLPLTWFENDYVNQIPMTSMPLRPVKELNYPGRTYKFYSGSTVYPFGHGLSYTTFKHSVVTTTRSLSIKLNKFQFCRDLNYTDGAKAPACPGVLIDDINSDNLNIEFEVKVANVGERDSSESLLIYWVPPQAIVDAPIKQLVAFEKVFVPAGESVKAKFNLNAGKNLGLIDYKGYNILASGEHTIVIGENDASFPLHIEIEEYVFNQED; encoded by the exons atggaaaagcttTGCTTCATCATTCTTTCAATATTCACTCTATGCTCTGTTGCTCCTGTTGCTGCTACAGCTAGAATGTTATATGTCAATGATACGGGGATACCAGTAACCCAGGTATACAAGTATGCTTGTCATCCACAAAGATTTAAAGACCTTGGCTTGAATATCGAGCATTTCACCTACTGTGATAAATCACTTTCTTATGAAGTAAGGGCGAAAGACATCATAGATAGGTTGTCATTGGAGGAGAAAGTGGAGCAGCTTGGTAATAGAGCTTCTGGAGTCCCCCGAATTGGGCTACCGGCCTACGATTGGTGGTCCGAGGCATTGCATGGTGTCTCCGACGTTGGCACAAATACAACCTTCTTCAATGACAATATCCCTGGTGCAACGAGTTTCCCCACCCCGATTACCTTGGCTGCATCTTTCAACAAGTCGCTTTGGAAAGCTGTTGGCCAG GCTGTCTCTACGGAAGCAAGAGCCATGAACAATTTTGGTCAGTCTGGGAAATCATTCTGGAGTCCAAATATCAATGTTGTGAGGGATCCTCGTTGGGGAAGAGCTTTGGAGACACCTGGGGAAGATCCTTTTGTGGTTGGGACATATGCCTCCAACTACGTGAGAGGATTGCAAGATGTTGAGGGCACTGAAAACACTACAGATTTGAATTCTAGACCCCTCAAAGTTGCATCGTGCTGTAAACACTACGCAGCATATGATGTTGACAATTGGTATGGAGTTGTACGTGAAACATTTGATGCAGAG GTGAGAGAGCAGGATATGATTGAAACGTTTGTGAGGCCATTTGAAATGTGTGTTAAAGACGGCGATGTTTCTAGTGTTATGTGCTCTTACAATCGAATCAATGGCATTCCTGCTTGTGCAGATCACAGACTTCTACATGACACCATTAGAGGAGAGTGGGATCTTCATGG GTATATTGTTTCCGATTGTGATTCTATCGATGTAATGGTCAACAGGCACCATTTTCTCAATGATGCGCCAGAGGACGCCATGGCTCAAGTTCTAAAAGCTG gtttggatttggattgtgGAGAATATTATACCAAGTATGGTGCCAATGCAGTAAACCAAGGAAAAGTTAGGGAAGCAGACATAGACAAAGTCTTGAAAAACCTCTACATCGTCCTTTTCAGGCTTGGACACTTTGATGGCAGTCCACAGTTTGAAAAGCTGGGCAAGGATGACATTTGCTCTCAAAGCCACATTGATTTAGCCATTGAAGCTGCCAGCGAAGGAGTGGTTCTACTCAAGAATGATAACAATACTTTGCCATTGGATGCTCAGAAAGTTAAAAAAGTTGCCGTGGTTGGGCCACACGCCAACGCCACTAAAGTTATGATTGGCAATTATGCTG GTATACCATGCAAATATACCACCCCACTGGATGCATTCAGACAAGCTTATGGGAATGATAATGTGTACTATGCACCAGGCTGTCCAGATGTTGCTTGTAGAGATTATAGTTTGGTTTTCCCAGCAGTCCAAGCATCTAAAAAAGCGGATGCTGTCATCATTGTTGCTGGAATAGATACCTCAGTTGAGGCTGAGAGCCTTGATAGGGAAAATCTTCTACTACCTGGTTATCAATATGAATTAATAGATCAAATTTCAAGGCAATCCACCACTCCTATTATTCTGGTAATCCTATCTGCCGGTGGTGTTGACATTTCTATCGCCAAAAATAATTCAAGAGTTAGTGCTATCCTTTGGGCTGGATATCCTGGAGAAAAGGGTGGCCAAGGCATTGCAGATGTTATACATGGGAAATACAATGCTG CTGGAAGATTGCCCCTTACATGGTTTGAGAACGATTATGTCAACCAGATACCAATGACATCAATGCCATTGAGGCCAGTAAAGGAATTGAATTATCCGGGTAGAACCTACAAGTTTTACAGTGGCTCAACTGTGTATCCATTCGGGCATGGGCTGAGTTATACCACATTTAAGCATTCCGTGGTAACAACAACGAGATCATTGTCCATCAAGCTGAACAAGTTTCAATTTTGCCGTGACCTCAATTACACTGATGGTGCTAAAGCGCCTGCATGCCCCGGAGTTTTGATTGATGATATCAACTCTGACAATCTAAATATTGAGTTTGAGGTTAAGGTAGCAAATGTTGGGGAAAGGGATAGTAGTGAGTCCCTCTTGATCTATTGGGTTCCTCCGCAAGCCATTGTTGATGCTCCCATCAAACAGTTGGTTGCATTCGAGAAAGTTTTTGTACCTGCCGGAGAAAGCGTAAAGGCTAAATTCAACTTGAACGCCGGCAAGAATTTGGGACTGATAGATTACAAAGGTTATAATATTTTGGCTTCTGGAGAGCATACCATTGTGATTGGAGAGAACGATGCTTCATTCCCTCTTCACATCGAGATCGAAGAATATGTGTTCAACCAGGAGGATTAg
- the LOC113715009 gene encoding beta-xylosidase/alpha-L-arabinofuranosidase 2-like, with amino-acid sequence MDDSQSSHVTQTYTYVCHPSRFNDLGLNMEYFGYCNKSLPFEVRAKDLVDRLSLTEKVGQLGDQANGVPRVGLPKYYWWSEALHGVSDFGDTATFFNATIPGATSFPTPISMVSSFNVTLWKTIGQVVSTEARAMNNLGQAGLTYWSPNMNVVRDPRWGRALETPGEDPFVVGTYASTYVRGLQDVEGTENTTDLNSRPLKVAACCKHYAAYDVDNWFGIKREGIDVSVREQDMLETFVKPFEMCINDGDVSSVMCSYNRINGIPACADRRLLLDTIRKEWNLHGYIVSDCDSIEVMYKNHKWLNDTPEAAVAQALKAGLDLDCGAYYTKYGGNAVVQGKVREADVDKALKNLYVVLMRVGFFDGSPQFESLGKADICSEGHRNLAIEAARQGMVLLKNDDAVLPLNGQDIKSIALVGPHANVTTTMIGNYHGIPCGYTSPLDAFKQSIANVLYAIDCADVSCNNGSSFSPAIQAAKDADATVIVAGLDLTVEAEQLDREDLLLPGNQTQFINQVASASKGPVVLVIISAGGVDISFAKANPNIKAILWTGYPGEQGGHGIADVIFGKYNPGGRLPLTWYEKDYVDLIPMTSLQLRPLASLNYPGRTYKFFNGSTVYPFGYGLSYTTFGLSLTAPNIAFDIPLNKFQKCRDLNYTEGASKPSCPGVLIDDLGHQCDSLTVGFDVEVANVGEKDGSEVVFVYWAPPRSIVDAPIKQIIAFSKVFVAAGESTSTHFDFNVCKSLELVDYKGYKLLASGVHKIIVGNNDGSFQVPINFQT; translated from the exons ATGGATGATTCTCAGTCTTCCCATGTAACCCAGACCTACACCTACGTTTGCCATCCATCAAGATTTAACGACCTTGGCTTAAATATGGAATATTTTGGCTACTGCAATAAATCACTTCCATTTGAGGTTAGAGCCAAAGATTTGGTAGATAGATTGAGTTTGACTGAGAAGGTGGGGCAACTTGGAGACCAGGCCAATGGGGTGCCAAGGGTTGGTCTACCAAAATACTATTGGTGGTCCGAGGCATTACATGGTGTATCAGACTTCGGTGATACGGCAACCTTTTTCAATGCTACCATCCCTGGTGCAACAAGTTTTCCCACACCTATTTCCATGGTTTCATCCTTCAACGTCACTCTTTGGAAAACAATTGGCCAG GTTGTTTCTACCGAAGCAAGAGCAATGAATAACTTAGGTCAAGCTGGACTAACATATTGGAGTCCAAATATGAATGTTGTGAGAGATCCTCGATGGGGAAGAGCCCTGGAGACACCCGGAGAAGATCCATTTGTAGTCGGAACATACGCTTCTACATACGTGAGAGGGTTGCAAGATGTTGAGGGGACTGAAAACACCACAGATTTGAACTCTAGACCCCTCAAGGTTGCAGCATGTTGTAAACATTATGCAGCATATGATGTTGATAACTGGTTTGGAATTAAGCGCGAAGGCATTGATGTATCA GTGAGGGAGCAAGACATGCTGGAAACATTTGTGAAGCCATTTGAGATGTGCATCAATGACGGTGATGTTTCTAGTGTTATGTGCTCTTATAATCGCATCAACGGCATCCCTGCATGTGCAGATCGGAGACTTCTCCTTGACACCATAAGAAAGGAGTGGAATCTTCACGG gtaCATCGTTTCTGATTGTGATTCTATTGAGGTAATGTACAAGAATCACAAATGGCTCAATGATACTCCTGAGGCGGCTGTTGCTCAGGCTTTGAAAGCAG GTTTGGATTTGGACTGTGGAGCGTACTATACAAAATATGGAGGCAATGCAGTAGTGCAAGGGAAAGTTAGGGAAGCAGATGTTGATAAAGCTTTAAAGAACCTCTACGTTGTCCTTATGAGAGTTGGCTTCTTTGATGGTAGTCCACAATTTGAAAGCCTTGGCAAGGCTGACATTTGTTCCGAAGGCCACCGTAATTTAGCCATTGAGGCTGCTAGGCAAGGAATGGTTCTACTTAAAAATGACGATGCAGTTCTGCCATTGAATGGACAAGACATTAAAAGCATTGCATTGGTTGGGCCACATGCTAATGTTACTACAACTATGATCGGCAATTATCATG GTATTCCATGTGGATATACCAGTCCACTGGATGCGTTTAAACAAAGTATTGCGAATGTGTTATATGCAATCGACTGCGCTGATGTTTCATGCAACAATGGCAGCTCATTTTCTCCAGCAATACAAGCAGCTAAAGACGCGGATGCTACTGTCATCGTTGCAGGACTGGATTTAACAGTTGAGGCAGAGCAACTGGACAGAGAAGATCTTCTCCTACCTGGTAATCAAACTCAATTTATAAATCAAGTTGCATCGGCATCCAAAGGTCCGGTCGTCCTCGTGATCATATCAGCGGGTGGTGTTGATATTTCCTTTGCCAAAGCGAATCCAAACATCAAAGCAATTCTTTGGACTGGTTATCCTGGAGAGCAAGGTGGCCATGGCATTGCAGATGTCATCTTTGGAAAATATAACCCCG GTGGAAGGCTGCCCCTAACATGGTATGAGAAGGATTATGTGGATTTGATACCGATGACATCATTACAATTGAGGCCCCTCGCCAGTTTAAACTATCCTGGCAGAACTTACAAGTTTTTCAATGGCTCTACTGTGTATCCATTTGGATATGGATTAAGTTATACAACGTTTGGGCTCAGCTTGACAGCTCCAAACATAGCATTCGATATCCCCCTGAATAAGTTTCAGAAATGTCGTGATCTCAATTACACAGAGGGTGCTTCCAAGCCCTCGTGCCCTGGAGTTTTGATTGACGATCTTGGTCACCAGTGCGACAGTTTGACTGTTGGTTTCGATGTCGAGGTAGCAAATGTTGGGGAAAAGGACGGTAGTGAGGTTGTATTCGTTTACTGGGCTCCGCCAAGAAGCATTGTTGATGCTCCTATCAAACAAATCATCGCATTTAGCAAAGTTTTTGTTGCAGCTGGGGAGAGCACTAGTACTCACTTCGATTTCAATGTTTGCAAGAGCTTGGAGCTGGTCGACTACAAAGGTTATAAGCTTTTGGCATCTGGAGTACACAAAATCATTGTGGGTAATAACGATGGATCATTCCAAGTCCCTATCAACTTCCAAACATGA